The Streptomyces sp. NBC_00162 sequence GAACCGGGTGGCCACCGCCCGGTTCCGCTTGAGTCGGTTGATGCCGCACTCGACCGCGTGCCGGGCCTTGTAGTCCTCGCGGTCGAAGGCCGGAGGCCGCCCGCCGACCGTCCCCCGGCGCTTGCGGTGGCCCGCCTGATCGGCAGGTTCCGGGATCGTGCAGCGGATCCCGCGTCGACGCAGATACGCACGGTTGGCGCGTGATGAATAGGCCTTGTCTCCTCGCACCCGCAACGGACGAACTCGGGGTCGGCCCAGCCCGATGCGGGGAACCCGGATGGCTTCCAGCACGGCCGTGAACTGCGGGCTGTCTCCCCGCTGACCTGCTGTGATCAGCAGCGATAACGGCCTCTGTCCCTGTTCGCAGGCCAGGTGAATCTTCGTGGTCCAGCCCCCGCGGGACCGGCCCAGGCCGTGATCGTCCGGTTCGGCCCGGTTGCCGCCGGGCGGTTCCTTCTGGGCTTGGCTGTCCCGCCGGGCGCCGGCGGCGTGCTGATGGACCCGGCAGATCGTGGAGTCGACGTTCACGTCCCAGGTGATCAAGCCGGCGGCGTCCGCCCGGGCCTGCAGCCCGGTCAGGACCGCCGACCAGACACCAGCACGCTACCAGCGACGGAAGAGCCCGTAGACCGTCTGCCACGGACCGTACTCGGGTGGCAGATCCCGCCACGGGGCCCCGGTCCGCACACGCCAGCGGATCCCGTCGATCAACCGCCGCCGGCCGACCGACGGCCTGCCCAGCACCGTGACCGGCAACAACGGCTCCAGCAAAGCCCACTGGTCATCTGAAAGATCCCCTCGCCCCACACCGAGATCATCACGGCACGAGGCGAGACACGGACCCCAGTTCTAAAACACGCCCTAGGCGGCCGTCGCGGGGGCTTTGCCCGGGTCGTCGTCCTCCGGGAGCTTCAGGACGTGTTCCAGGAAGAGGGCGGCGGCGATGACCGCCGCGCCCGCCAGGACCGAGAAGGCGGCGTACCAGGCCTGGTCGCGGCGGGCGGGGACGTCGAGGGAGTCGGTCAGCAGGAAGACGCCCACGCCGCCGTACGCGCCCGCGACGAGGGCCGCGACCAGGGCGCTCGCCTGGCCGAAGACCACCGCGCGGGCCGCCATCAGCGGCTCCACGCCCTTGGCCCCCGGCCGCCGCTCGCGCTGGGCCTTGAGGCGGGAGCGCATCGACAGTGCCGTCGCGAGCAGGATCGCGGCGATGACGCCCAGCACGATCGGCGCGGCCAGCGGAACGCCCGGCAGGGTGCCGTACGCGTTCCACAGGCGGGCACCCGCCCAGGACAGGATCCCGGCGACGACGAAGATCCCCGCCAGAACCCCCGGCCTCAGTTGCTTCACGTGCCCGTTCCCCGCTTTCCGCACTGATCCGTCAGGCAGTCCACAGGGTAACGATTACTCGGGCAGGCGGAGTTCCAGGTCGGGGCGCGGCGTGATGCCGGTGCGGCCGATTCCGGCCAGGAGCGCGTCGACGCCGCCGTGGCCCGGGAGCTGGGCCTCGGGGTCGATGTCGTGCCAGGGGGCCAGCACGAAGGCGCGCTGGTGGGCGCGCGGGTGCGGGAGGGTGAGGACGGGGTCCTCGGAGACCACCTCGGCGTACGAGATGATGTCGACGTCGATCGTGCGGGGGCCCCAGCGTTCCTCGCGGACGCGGTCGAAGGCCTCTTCGATGGCCTGGCCGCGCTCCAGGAGCGAGGACGGGGGCAGCGTGGTCCGCACCTTGACGACCGCGTTGAAGTACGCGGGCTGCGAGCCGGGCTCGACGCCCCACGGCTCGGTCTCGTAGACGGGGGAGACGGCCTTGACCCGCAGGCCCGGGGTGTCGCCGAGGGCGTCGATGGCGCCCTGCAGGGTCTCCAGCCGGTTGCCGAGGTTCGCGCCGAGCGCGATCACGGCCCATTTGGGGTTGGACAGGGTGACGTCCGCCGCGTCGACCTTCTCGACGACCGAGGCGGGTACCGGCTGGACGGTGGGGTCGCTCTGTGCGTTCAGTCCGTTGTTCATGCGCGGCTCCGGGTGATCGTGATGGTCACGTCGTCGAAGGGGACGGTGATGGGCGCGTCCGGCTTGTGGACGACGACCTCCACCTCAGCCACCGCTTCGTGCTTGAGGCACTGCTGGGCGATCCGCTCGGCAAGGGTTTCGATCAGGTCGACCGGCTCTCCCTGGACCACGTCGACGACCTCCTCGGCGACGACCCCGTAGTGCACGGTCTTCGCCAGGTCGTCTCCGGCCGCCGCAGGGCGGGTGTCGAGGTGCAGCACCAGGTCGACGATGAAAGTCTGGCCCTCCTCGCGCTCCCGGGGGAAGACGCCGTGGTGCCCGCGAGCCTTGAGGCCGCGCAGCGCGACACGATCCACGCGAATCACTCCTGCTTTCGTAGGTTCTTCCGGTCCCGGGACTCCCCGGGGCCATGGGCCTACGCCGAGTGCGGTCGGCGTCGTCCGTCTTCGAATTTACCTGCGAAACACCTCGGACCCTGCCGGAGGGGTCAGGAGGCGTCCTCCTCCTCGTCCTCGTCGGACTCCGTGAGCACCGGTGAACCGTGGTGGGACCAGAGCCGCCAGCCCTCGGATGTGCGTCGGAACACATTCGTGGCGACGACCAGCTGGCCTACGAGCGGGCCGAGCTCCCCGCCGTCCTCGGCGGGGCCGCCGCTGAGGATGTTCTCCGTACAGGTCACCAGGGCGGTGTCGCCGATGACGGCCACCTTGATGTCGGTGAGGAAGAACTGGATGTAGTCGGTGTGGGACATGATCAGCGCGTACGAGCGCAGCACCTCGCCGCGGCCCGAGAGCACCGGCCATCCCGGGTGCACGCAGGAGATCTCGTCATCGAGCCAGAGCGCCGACAGTGAGTCGAAGTCCCCCCGCTCCATGGCCTCGTAGAAGGCCGTGTTGACCTCTTCGACCGCTTCGATGTCGGTTCTGCTCACAGGGCTCCTTCTCGGTCGGTGGTCACAGCGCTCCTTCCACGGCCCGGGCCACCCGAACCGCGTCCGCGGTCGCCCGTACCTCGTGGACCCGTACGGCCCAGGCGCCCTGGTGGGCGGCGATGGCGGAGACGGCGGCCGTGGCGGCGTCGCGCTCGCGGGCGGGCGGCGGGGCGGCGTCGGCCGCGCCGGCCAGGACCCGGCCGAGGAAACGCTTCCGCGAGGCGGCGACCAGCAGCGGGAAGCCGAGGGCGCGCAGCTCGGGCAGGTGGGCGACGAGGGCGAGGTCGTGTTCGGCGTTCTTGGCGAAGCCGAGGCCGGGGTCGACGAGGAGCCGCTCGGGGGCGATTCCGCCGGCCACGACCGCGTCGATCCGGGCCCGGAGCTCGGCGGTGACCTCGGCGAGCACGTCCTCGTAGACGGCGAGGCTGTTCATGCCGTCGCTGAAGCCGCGCCAGTGCATCACCACGAAGGGCACCTCGGCGGCGGCGACCGCCGGGATCATCCCGGGGTCGGCGAGCCCGCCGCTGACGTCGTTGACCAGGAGTGCGCCGGCGGCGACGGCCCGGGCGGCGACGGAGGCGCGCATGGTGTCCACGGAGACGGTGACGCCCTCGGAGGCGAGGCCGCGCACCACGGGGACGACCCGGCGCAGCTCCTCTTCCTCGTCGACGCGGGAGGCGCCGGGCCGGGTGGATTCGCCGCCGACGTCCACGAGGTCGGCGCCCTGGGCGACGAGGTCGAGGCCCCGTTTGACGGCCGCGGTGGTGTCGAACCAGCGGCCGCCGTCGGAGAAGGAGTCGGGGGTGACGTTGACGACGCCCATGACCCCGCAGCGGTCCCAGTCCGGCAGACCTGCGACCCGGCCCCTGCCGGTGGCTCCGCGCTTGGTGTTCATAGGTCCAAGGGTAGGGCTGACCTGGATACGGCAGGGCCCCGGCGCCTCTCGGGCTGCCGGGGCCATAGTCGGACCACGGGCGCTTACGCGGCCTGGACCTCGCGTTCGGCCTGCTTGGGGACCGCCGTCATGTGGTTGTGCGTGCAGGTGCGGACGGGCTTGGGGCGGCGGCGGCTGGCGAAGAGCCGGGGCAGTGCCAGCGTGACGAAGCCCTCGGCCTGCATGGCGGCGAAACCGATGCGGGGCAGGTCGCGGGTGGTGCGGAAGACGACGAAGCGGGGCTCCCAGCGGGGGCGGAACTTCGCGTTGAACTTGTACAGCGACTCGATCTGGAACCAGCGGGACAGGAAGACCAGAAGGTTCCGCCACATCCGCAGCACGGGGCCGGCGCCGATCTTCTCGCCGCGGGCGAGGGCCGAGCTGAACATCGCGAAGTTCAGCGAGACCTTCTCGATCTTCAGCGAGGGGGCGGCTTCCAGGGAGGCCACGATCAGCAGTTCGTTCATGCCGGGGTCGGCGGCGCGGTCGCGGCGCATCAGCTCCAGCGACATGCCGTCGGAGCCCCACGGGACGAAGTGCAGGACGGCCTTCAGGTCGCCGAAGGGGCTGGTGTCGCCCTCCTCGACGCGGTGGGCGGTGGCGATGAAGCAGTCGCCGTCGCCCGGGTCGCCGACCCGGCCCAGTGCCATGGAGAAGCCGCGCTCGGTGTCGGTGCCGCGCCAGGCCTCGGCGGCGCCGCGTACCTGCTCGAGCTCGGTGTCGGTGAGCTCGCTGACCCGGCGGACCTTGGTGGTGTAGCCGTTGCGCTCGATGCGCTTCACCATCTGGCGGACATTGCGCATGGCGCGGCCCGACAGGGAGAAGTCTTTGACATCGACAATCGCCTCGTCACCCAGCTCCAGCGCGTCCAGGCCGGTCTCGCGGGTCCAGACCTCGCCGCCGGTCTCGCTGCATCCCATTACGGCCGGGGTCCAGGAGTGGGCCTTGGCCTCCTCCATGAACCGCTCGATGGCGCCGGGCCAGGCCTCGACGTCGCCGATGGGGTCGCCGGAGGCGAGCATCACGCCGGAGACGACGCGGTAGGTGACGGCGGCCTTGCCGCTGGGGGAGAAGACGACGGCCTTGTCGCGGCGGAGCGCGAAGTGGCCGAGGGAGTCGCGGCCGCCGTGCCTGGCGAGGAGCTCGCGCAGCTTGCCCTCGTCGTCCGCGGTGAGCCGCGCGGCCGGGTGCTCGGGGCGGAAGGCCAGGTAGATGGTGGTGAGCGCGGTCAGCATGCCGAGGGCGCCGAGGGAGTACCCGACGGTCCAGGAGACCCGGCCGGCGTAGTCGACGGGGCCCTCGAAGCCGAAGAGTCCGTAGACCACGTGCGTGATCTGCTCGTACAGGCCGGGGTTGCCGACGACCTTGCCCGGGTGGACGTTGACGATGACCAGGCCGAGGCCGATGGAACCGGCGCTCATCAGCACGAAGTTCGCGAGCGCCTTCCAGCGGCTGCGCGGGTCGGGCAGGGCCTTGAATTCACCCTGGTGCCGCAGGAGCAGGGCGAGGAGCACCGCCGCGATGACCACGCCGATGACCGAGTGCCGGTAGGTGAACTGCGCCACGGCGCCCGCGGGCAGCAGCACCACGGCGGCCCGCCAGGCCCGCCGCTTGTGGCGCTTGAGGCCGTGGGCGAGCAGCAGGAGCAGCACGCCCGCGCTGATGGACATGGCTGCCGCGAAGGGGCCCAGGGAACCGGGCAGCACCTCGGTGACGGCGTGGAACCGGCTGTGCCGGAACCGCGGGAAGACGCCCGCCGCGACGTCCAGAAGGCCGACGATCATGACGGCCGTACCTACGAGGCCGGGCACGGTCTCCGGTCGTGGCCCGCGGAGGATTCGGCGGACCCGCTTCGGAACCTGTCCGGACTTATCGCCATCTATCCTGCTAGACATCGCTTCCCGTTGCTCCGCGAGAGATCATGTGGCCGAAGGCCGCGACAGCCTCCGGGGTGTGTGGTGCGTCCATTAGGACGACATCGACGGGGAGCGGGTTCACTCTTCCGTCGGAAATTTCCAGTCCTGCCATCAGAAAGTCGACTGACTGCTCATGGGTCTCACCAGTAATACGGTTCTGGCGCTGGCCGTCCTCGCCGGTGTGCTGCTCTTCGCGGCCACCGTCTGGTTCTGGCCGAAGCTCTCGGGCCGCACCTGGCGCGCGTTCGCCGGCCGGATCGGCCTCCTGCTGGCGACCCAGCTGGCGCTGTTCTCGGCTGTGGGTCTTGCGGCTAACAAGTCGTTCCTCTTCTACGGGTCCTGGGCCGACCTGTTCGGCCAGGAGACGTCCATCGGCAAAGTCGTCGACCACTCGATGAGCAGCAAGGACATCAAGGTCATCGACAAGCAGAAGCTGGACGTGCCCGGAGGCGGCAAGCCGCAAGTGGGCGGTCAGATCCTGAAGGTTGCCATATCCGGGCAGAAGTCGAAGATAACGAGCCCCGGCTACGTCTGGCTCCCGCCGGAGTACTTCCAGCCGCAGCACAAGGACGAGAACTTTCCGGCGTCCATCGTACTGACCGGCTACCCGGGCACCGCCGAGAACCTGATCAAAGGGCTCGACTACCCCATGAAGGCCTTCAGCCTGTCCAAGGCGGGCAAGATGAAGCCGATGATCCTGGTCATGCTGCGGCCGACCGTGGCGCCGCCGCGTGACACCGAGTGCGTGGACATAGCCGGCGGCCCGCAGACCGAGACCTTCTTCGGCGAGGACCTGCCGCAGGCCATCCAGGACACCTTCCGGGTGGGCAAGGAGCCCAAGAACATGGGCTTCATCGGCAATTCGACCGGCGGCTACTGCGCCCTGAAGATCGCCGCGCACTACCCGCAGACCTTCGGCGCCGCCGCGGGTCTGTCCGCGTACTACGAGGCTCCCGACGACCCGACGACAGGCGACCTGTTCCGCGGGGACGACAAGCTGAAGCAGCGCGCGAACGTCCTGCACAGCATCCAGAACAAGAAGCCGACCGGTACGTCCTTCCTCGTCACCAGCAGCGAGACGGGCGAGCCGAACCTCGGCGACACCAAGAAGTTCATCAAGCTGGTCAAGGGCCCGGACCGGGTCTCCTCGATCATCCTCGACAGCGGCGGCCACAACTTCAACACGTGGCGCCGTGAGATCCCGCCGATGCTGATGTGGATGAGCGGTCGCATCCAGGCCTGACGGCCGGGCGGCGTGGCAGCAGGGGGAAGGGCCCGACTCCGGTCGGGCCCTTTCGCTTTGCCTCCGGCGGCCGTGCCTCCTGCCGCTGCGTCTCCTGCCGCTACGCCTCTTGCAGCTGGGCCCGGCGCAGGGCCCGGTGGACGCCTTCCGGGGTCAGTACGCCGACCAGTTCGCCGGAGTCCGGGTCCGTGACCCCGATCCGGCCCGAGTCCTCCTGGAGCAGGGCCGCCAGCGCCTCGCGCAGGCTCGCCCCCAGTTCCACGGCCGCCGCCGGGGCCGGGGACCTGCCGTCCGCCTCCGCCAGGTCGGCCGCCCCGACCGCGGTGACCGCGAGCCGCTTGAGCCCCCGGTCGGCGCCGACGAAGGAGGCCACGTAGTCGGTGGCCGGCGCGGCGAGCACCGCCGCCGGGCTGGCGAACTGCTCGATGGTGCCCGCCCCGTAGACCGCTATGCGGTCGCCGAGCCGGATCGCCTCCTCCAGGTCGTGGGTGACCAGCAGGATCGTTTTGCGCACCGTCTTCTGCAGTGTCAGGAACTCGTTCTGCAGCCGCTCGCGCACCACCGGGTCCACCGCGCCGAACGGCTCGTCCATCAGCAGCACCGGCGGATCGGCGGCGAGCGCGCGGGCCACGCCGACGCGCTGGCGCTGCCCGCCCGACAGCTGCTGCGGGTACCGGCCCCCGTACACGGCCGGGTCCAGTCCCACCAGTTCGAGCAGCTCCGCCGCCCGCGCGCGGGCCTTGGCCTTGGGGGTGCCGATGAGCTGCGGCACGGTCGCCGTGTTCTCCAGCACCGTCTTGTGCGGGAAGAGCCCGACCTGCTGGATGACGTACCCGATCCGGCGGCGCAGCTCGACCGGGTCGGCGGCGGAGATGTCCTCGCCGCCGAGCAGGATCCGGCCGGAGGTCGGCTCGATCAGGCGGTTGACCATTTTCATCGTGGTCGTCTTGCCGCAGCCGGACGGTCCCACGAGCGTGACCAGCTCGCCTTC is a genomic window containing:
- a CDS encoding DUF3180 domain-containing protein, translated to MKQLRPGVLAGIFVVAGILSWAGARLWNAYGTLPGVPLAAPIVLGVIAAILLATALSMRSRLKAQRERRPGAKGVEPLMAARAVVFGQASALVAALVAGAYGGVGVFLLTDSLDVPARRDQAWYAAFSVLAGAAVIAAALFLEHVLKLPEDDDPGKAPATAA
- the folK gene encoding 2-amino-4-hydroxy-6-hydroxymethyldihydropteridine diphosphokinase; its protein translation is MNNGLNAQSDPTVQPVPASVVEKVDAADVTLSNPKWAVIALGANLGNRLETLQGAIDALGDTPGLRVKAVSPVYETEPWGVEPGSQPAYFNAVVKVRTTLPPSSLLERGQAIEEAFDRVREERWGPRTIDVDIISYAEVVSEDPVLTLPHPRAHQRAFVLAPWHDIDPEAQLPGHGGVDALLAGIGRTGITPRPDLELRLPE
- the folB gene encoding dihydroneopterin aldolase, with translation MDRVALRGLKARGHHGVFPREREEGQTFIVDLVLHLDTRPAAAGDDLAKTVHYGVVAEEVVDVVQGEPVDLIETLAERIAQQCLKHEAVAEVEVVVHKPDAPITVPFDDVTITITRSRA
- a CDS encoding nuclear transport factor 2 family protein: MSRTDIEAVEEVNTAFYEAMERGDFDSLSALWLDDEISCVHPGWPVLSGRGEVLRSYALIMSHTDYIQFFLTDIKVAVIGDTALVTCTENILSGGPAEDGGELGPLVGQLVVATNVFRRTSEGWRLWSHHGSPVLTESDEDEEEDAS
- the folP gene encoding dihydropteroate synthase; protein product: MNTKRGATGRGRVAGLPDWDRCGVMGVVNVTPDSFSDGGRWFDTTAAVKRGLDLVAQGADLVDVGGESTRPGASRVDEEEELRRVVPVVRGLASEGVTVSVDTMRASVAARAVAAGALLVNDVSGGLADPGMIPAVAAAEVPFVVMHWRGFSDGMNSLAVYEDVLAEVTAELRARIDAVVAGGIAPERLLVDPGLGFAKNAEHDLALVAHLPELRALGFPLLVAASRKRFLGRVLAGAADAAPPPARERDAATAAVSAIAAHQGAWAVRVHEVRATADAVRVARAVEGAL
- a CDS encoding phosphatidylglycerol lysyltransferase domain-containing protein codes for the protein MSSRIDGDKSGQVPKRVRRILRGPRPETVPGLVGTAVMIVGLLDVAAGVFPRFRHSRFHAVTEVLPGSLGPFAAAMSISAGVLLLLLAHGLKRHKRRAWRAAVVLLPAGAVAQFTYRHSVIGVVIAAVLLALLLRHQGEFKALPDPRSRWKALANFVLMSAGSIGLGLVIVNVHPGKVVGNPGLYEQITHVVYGLFGFEGPVDYAGRVSWTVGYSLGALGMLTALTTIYLAFRPEHPAARLTADDEGKLRELLARHGGRDSLGHFALRRDKAVVFSPSGKAAVTYRVVSGVMLASGDPIGDVEAWPGAIERFMEEAKAHSWTPAVMGCSETGGEVWTRETGLDALELGDEAIVDVKDFSLSGRAMRNVRQMVKRIERNGYTTKVRRVSELTDTELEQVRGAAEAWRGTDTERGFSMALGRVGDPGDGDCFIATAHRVEEGDTSPFGDLKAVLHFVPWGSDGMSLELMRRDRAADPGMNELLIVASLEAAPSLKIEKVSLNFAMFSSALARGEKIGAGPVLRMWRNLLVFLSRWFQIESLYKFNAKFRPRWEPRFVVFRTTRDLPRIGFAAMQAEGFVTLALPRLFASRRRPKPVRTCTHNHMTAVPKQAEREVQAA
- a CDS encoding alpha/beta hydrolase, translated to MGLTSNTVLALAVLAGVLLFAATVWFWPKLSGRTWRAFAGRIGLLLATQLALFSAVGLAANKSFLFYGSWADLFGQETSIGKVVDHSMSSKDIKVIDKQKLDVPGGGKPQVGGQILKVAISGQKSKITSPGYVWLPPEYFQPQHKDENFPASIVLTGYPGTAENLIKGLDYPMKAFSLSKAGKMKPMILVMLRPTVAPPRDTECVDIAGGPQTETFFGEDLPQAIQDTFRVGKEPKNMGFIGNSTGGYCALKIAAHYPQTFGAAAGLSAYYEAPDDPTTGDLFRGDDKLKQRANVLHSIQNKKPTGTSFLVTSSETGEPNLGDTKKFIKLVKGPDRVSSIILDSGGHNFNTWRREIPPMLMWMSGRIQA
- a CDS encoding ABC transporter ATP-binding protein, with translation MIRFEHVTKRYPDGTTAVEDLSFEVAEGELVTLVGPSGCGKTTTMKMVNRLIEPTSGRILLGGEDISAADPVELRRRIGYVIQQVGLFPHKTVLENTATVPQLIGTPKAKARARAAELLELVGLDPAVYGGRYPQQLSGGQRQRVGVARALAADPPVLLMDEPFGAVDPVVRERLQNEFLTLQKTVRKTILLVTHDLEEAIRLGDRIAVYGAGTIEQFASPAAVLAAPATDYVASFVGADRGLKRLAVTAVGAADLAEADGRSPAPAAAVELGASLREALAALLQEDSGRIGVTDPDSGELVGVLTPEGVHRALRRAQLQEA